A single genomic interval of Asterias amurensis chromosome 1, ASM3211899v1 harbors:
- the LOC139946388 gene encoding uncharacterized protein C19orf47-like, whose protein sequence is MATKSNTEMSDWIKFFTAAGIPPGPAAKYAMTFMDNRIQKSMLMDLTKEYLKEMGVSVMGDVICILKYAKSAYSQYERDRPILEAMPQPQDGKIELKRQTTPGNRMLEHYMRREGILEDNPKVKVSTAMATRLGAVPTTGSKKNVMGIPGSVEVIPVKKARRVPPEEEGSYIISLPKGSTERTKKILGQKAKVGVFARLGAGSSGAAAVGTTSSAGIIAAKATTASTGKKAGSPNVFNRLGGQNTIPSPPSSPVLQYHGVLKSPPQPSPTPKVTVTAAAKAKKISAVQERLGVQRPEVSTTTTSHMDAVGLKHSLQARLGGQKNETSPGASQKMTITFGNDGAPTGSKKSAGIMSRLGAQKDDHPTPKLKQMISLAPGVAKRLGDKRNSPKVTAKTKAASSGVMARLGQKQATTATVTLPATPAGRLQKRLGLPVKSATTPKSSMKERLGLQKAEASSTTPSFTVTLGTTPNSQKSPGSSRKRKRKAGGAQLQTPLRSVAMGQDVFSRLGSG, encoded by the exons ATGGCTACTAAATCAAATACAG AAATGTCAGATTGGATTAAGTTCTTCACTGCAGCAGGGATACCACCTGGTCCGGCAGCCAAGTACGCCATGACGTTCATGGACAACCGAATCCAGAAGAGCATGTTGATGGACCTGACTAAGGAGTATCTGAAAGAAATGGGCGTTAGCGTCATGGGTGATGTTATATGCATCCTGAAGTATGCAAAGTCGGCCTACTCACAG TACGAAAGAGATCGACCTATCCTTGAAGCCATGCCTCAACCACAGGATGGCAAAATAGAACTCAAACGACAAACAACTC CTGGCAACCGTATGTTGGAGCATTACATGCGTAGGGAAGGCATTCTGGAAGACAATCCTAAGGTTAAGGTCTCCACAGCCATGGCCACCCGACTTGGAGCTGTTCCTACCACAG GCTCCAAGAAGAATGTAATGGGGATACCTGGATCAGTGGAGGTCATCCCAGTCAAGAAGGCACGCAGGGTTCCCCCAGAGGAAGAGGGCTCTTACATCATCTCCCTGCCCAAGGGAAGCACAGAACGTACCAAGAAGATCCTAGGCCAGAAGGCCAAAG TTGGAGTGTTTGCACGACTAGGTGCTGGTTCATCTGGTGCAGCAGCAGTTGGAACCACTTCATCAGCAGGAATTATTGCCGCCAAAGCAACAACAGCAAGTACAGGGAAAAAG GCTGGCTCCCCGAATGTGTTCAATCGACTCGGTGGGCAGAACACAATACCGTCTCCGCCCTCGAGTCCAGTACTCCAGTACCACGGAGTATTGAAGAGCCCTCCTCAGCCTTCACCTACACCGAAGGTCACGGTCACAGCTGCCGCTAAAGCTAAGAAGATTTCGGCAGTACAAGAGCGTTTAGGAGTCCAGCGTCCAGAGGTGTCTACCACAACGACCTCCCATATGGATGCAGTGGGTTTGAAACACAGCCTTCAAGCTCGTTTGGGCGGTCAGAAAAATGAGACGTCACCAGGTGCCTCTCAAAAAATGACAATCACGTTTGGCAATGACGGTGCGCCTACTGGTAGCAAGAAGTCGGCAGGAATCATGTCGAGACTGGGGGCCCAGAAGGATGATCACCCAACGCCGAAGTTGAAGCAGATGATATCGCTGGCGCCAGGTGTCGCGAAACGTCTCGGCGACAAGAGGAACTCTCCAAAGGTTACTGCAAAGACAAAGGCCGCTTCTAGTGGGGTCATGGCAAGGTTAGGGCAAAAACAGGCCACTACGGCGACAGTGACTCTACCAGCAACTCCAGCAGGCAGGCTGCAGAAACGTCTTGGGCTGCCAGTCAAGAGCGCCACCACCCCAAAGAGCTCCATGAAAGAACGTCTCGGTCTTCAGAAGGCTGAAGCTAGCTCTACAACGCCGTCGTTTACGGTAACCTTGGGAACCACCCCTAACAGTCAGAAGTCACCAGGTTCATCAAGGAAGAGGAAGAGAAAAGCCGGCGGAGCTCAGCTTCAAACTCCTCTAAGATCAGTCGCCATGGGTCAGGATGTATTTAGCAGACTGGGCTCAGGGTAA